In Phaeobacter gallaeciensis DSM 26640, a genomic segment contains:
- a CDS encoding glycosyltransferase family 2 protein, which yields MMHSSLEGFLEHAKTALTKGPVALIFVEDKVEIATTLRHHLDLGFATVVVFMPDAFDIPYDLETRIERVPYDCSRRDTVFEAINKVIAAAAPGCWLYYCYNAEYLFYPFCESRNVVELLGFHAEERRDAMLSYVIDLYAGDLAAAPNGVSLDTAHLDKSGYYAQSRNDPQTGHPLDRQLDFYGGVRWRYEEHIPAASRKIDRISLFRAKPDLHLFDDHRFSEPEYNTYACPWHHNLTAAICSFRTAKALKRNPGSSFEIDNFRWHNSAPFDWHSRQLLDLGLMEPGQWF from the coding sequence ATGATGCATTCATCACTCGAGGGATTTCTCGAACATGCCAAAACGGCCCTGACAAAAGGGCCTGTCGCTCTGATCTTTGTCGAGGACAAGGTTGAGATCGCAACAACCCTGCGCCACCATCTTGATCTAGGCTTTGCGACTGTCGTGGTGTTTATGCCCGATGCCTTTGATATCCCCTATGATCTGGAAACACGCATCGAGCGCGTACCGTATGATTGCAGCAGGCGGGATACCGTGTTTGAAGCCATAAACAAAGTCATCGCGGCCGCCGCACCCGGATGTTGGCTCTACTACTGTTATAACGCTGAATACCTGTTCTACCCCTTCTGCGAGAGCCGGAACGTTGTGGAATTGCTAGGTTTTCATGCCGAAGAACGCCGTGACGCGATGCTGAGTTATGTTATCGATCTCTATGCGGGGGATCTTGCGGCAGCGCCGAACGGAGTTTCGTTGGACACTGCACATTTGGACAAATCCGGCTACTATGCCCAATCCCGCAACGATCCGCAGACTGGTCACCCGCTGGACCGTCAGCTGGATTTCTACGGCGGCGTGCGCTGGCGGTATGAGGAACATATTCCGGCGGCCAGTCGCAAGATCGACCGGATTTCACTATTTCGCGCCAAACCTGACCTGCATCTGTTCGACGATCACCGCTTTAGCGAGCCCGAGTACAACACCTACGCCTGCCCCTGGCATCACAATCTGACGGCGGCCATCTGCTCCTTTCGGACGGCAAAAGCGCTGAAACGCAATCCCGGATCCTCCTTTGAGATTGATAACTTTCGCTGGCATAATTCTGCGCCGTTTGACTGGCACTCGCGCCAGCTTCTTGATCTGGGGCTGATGGAACCGGGGCAGTGGTTCTGA
- a CDS encoding phytanoyl-CoA dioxygenase family protein, which yields MPHPLITQDHIDQFQRDGVVLIRGLFAEQVELLRDGVEANMAEPGPYASNNEKKGQTGRFFDDYCNWTRIPQFEEAIKHSPVAEVAADLMQSKRVQMFHDHVLVKEPGTSMATPWHQDGPYYFVEGQQTISFWSPLDPVTDASLRCVAGSHRWEKEVLPTRWVSEEGFFADEGQYMPVPDPDAEGMTVKEWEMQPGDAVAFNYRTLHGARANTSSSRRRAFSLRLVGDDARYIERPGPTSPPYPGHEMTPGQLLREDWFPVLLQR from the coding sequence ATGCCTCATCCCCTCATTACTCAGGATCATATCGATCAGTTCCAACGTGACGGCGTGGTGCTGATCCGCGGGCTCTTCGCGGAGCAGGTGGAGCTTCTCCGTGACGGCGTGGAGGCCAATATGGCCGAGCCGGGCCCCTATGCTTCGAATAACGAAAAAAAGGGCCAGACAGGGCGTTTCTTTGACGACTATTGCAACTGGACCCGCATCCCTCAGTTCGAAGAGGCGATCAAACACTCACCCGTCGCCGAGGTGGCGGCAGATCTGATGCAGTCCAAACGCGTTCAGATGTTTCATGATCATGTCTTGGTGAAGGAGCCGGGCACCTCCATGGCGACACCCTGGCATCAGGACGGACCCTACTATTTTGTTGAAGGTCAGCAAACCATAAGCTTCTGGTCACCGCTTGATCCGGTCACGGATGCATCACTGCGTTGTGTCGCGGGCTCTCACCGGTGGGAGAAAGAGGTCCTGCCGACACGGTGGGTGTCTGAAGAAGGGTTCTTTGCCGATGAGGGGCAGTACATGCCGGTTCCGGATCCAGATGCTGAAGGCATGACAGTCAAAGAATGGGAGATGCAGCCGGGTGATGCGGTCGCATTCAATTATCGCACCCTGCATGGCGCGCGCGCCAATACCAGCAGCTCCCGTCGTCGTGCCTTTTCGCTGCGTCTTGTCGGAGATGATGCGCGCTACATCGAACGGCCTGGACCGACGTCGCCGCCATATCCCGGCCATGAGATGACACCGGGTCAGCTTCTGCGCGAGGATTGGTTTCCGGTTCTGTTGCAGCGCTGA
- the irrA gene encoding iron response transcriptional regulator IrrA, whose translation MTPTPADIATNWLETAGLRPTRQRVALAELLVGDGKHRHVTAESLFDAAKDKGAAVSLATVYNTLRAFCDAGVLQEITVDGSKSYFDTNTHDHPHFYWEDEGRLSDAPSDQLVIKSLPAAPQGVEIASVDVVIRLRKI comes from the coding sequence GATATCGCTACCAACTGGCTGGAAACAGCCGGATTGCGTCCGACCCGTCAGAGGGTGGCGCTGGCAGAATTGCTCGTGGGCGATGGCAAGCATCGCCATGTCACCGCTGAAAGCCTGTTTGATGCGGCGAAGGACAAAGGCGCTGCTGTGTCCCTTGCCACCGTCTACAATACGCTCCGCGCGTTTTGCGATGCTGGTGTGTTGCAGGAAATCACGGTGGATGGCTCCAAAAGCTATTTTGACACCAATACGCACGATCATCCCCACTTCTATTGGGAGGATGAGGGGCGTTTGTCAGATGCACCATCCGACCAGTTGGTGATCAAGAGCCTTCCTGCGGCACCTCAGGGGGTTGAAATTGCATCCGTTGATGTTGTGATCCGCCTGCGCAAGATCTGA
- a CDS encoding LysR family transcriptional regulator, which produces MLYLTLRHYEYVCAIAQHGSLSAAAAAVHVSQPALSTALARIEAQLGETLFLRRRGAAVVLTPQGRSFAARAQVLLEQASRLERQGSEDATGQQLTVGWFTDLAPFLLAPALKRLRAALPGVAIRYKVDHFEPLIAAMVAGDVDLAVSYDLGVDASFMRQELSRRSPVALLSPCHPLAGRDHLSLADLAEQPLILSEEGHSVRHMLGLFKSIGTLPRIAHRAASVELLCSLAAHGEGIGITYSRPPGTNSYDGPGLVSVPVSNTSAEEPLVLISHSRPALGSVIQRAQGILADVITASSPDQ; this is translated from the coding sequence ATGTTATATCTAACACTGCGCCACTACGAATACGTCTGCGCAATTGCGCAGCATGGCAGCCTCTCAGCGGCCGCAGCGGCGGTGCATGTCAGTCAGCCAGCCCTGTCCACCGCACTCGCGCGGATTGAGGCGCAGTTGGGGGAGACCTTGTTTCTACGCCGTCGTGGCGCTGCGGTGGTTCTCACACCGCAGGGACGCAGTTTCGCAGCACGCGCGCAAGTGCTGCTGGAGCAGGCTTCACGGTTGGAACGTCAAGGTAGCGAGGATGCGACCGGCCAGCAGCTGACGGTTGGCTGGTTTACTGACCTCGCGCCATTCCTGCTCGCCCCCGCTCTCAAGCGCCTTCGCGCTGCACTTCCGGGTGTCGCGATCCGTTATAAGGTCGACCATTTTGAACCACTGATCGCCGCAATGGTTGCCGGGGATGTTGACTTGGCCGTCAGCTACGACCTGGGCGTGGACGCCAGCTTCATGCGCCAGGAGCTGTCACGCCGGTCGCCCGTTGCACTGCTGTCGCCCTGCCATCCGCTGGCAGGGCGGGATCACCTGTCGCTAGCAGATCTCGCTGAGCAACCGCTGATTCTATCAGAAGAGGGGCACTCCGTGCGCCATATGCTTGGGTTATTCAAATCTATCGGCACCCTGCCCCGTATCGCCCACCGCGCCGCATCGGTGGAGCTGTTGTGCAGCTTGGCCGCCCACGGCGAGGGCATTGGCATCACCTACAGCAGGCCACCCGGCACAAATTCTTACGATGGGCCCGGATTGGTCTCGGTTCCGGTCAGTAACACCTCTGCGGAAGAGCCTCTTGTGCTGATCAGCCACAGCCGTCCTGCCCTCGGCAGCGTGATACAACGCGCACAAGGTATTTTGGCAGACGTGATAACGGCTAGCTCACCGGATCAGTGA